TCCGTCTACGACGACCTGACCGTCCGCCAGAACCTCGACTACTTCGCCGCGATACTCGACCCCGGCCGGGCCGCCGCCGACCGACGCCACGAGCACGTCACCCGGGCCATGGCCGACGTCGACCTCACCACCCACGCCGACGCCCTGGCCGGCAACCTCTCCGGCGGCCAGCGCAGCCGCGTCTCCCTCGCCGTCGCCCTCCTCGGCACCCCGGAACTCCTGGTCCTCGACGAACCGACCGTCGGCCTCGACCCGGTCCTGCGCCGCGACCTCTGGGCCCTCTTCCACGACATCGCGGCCGGCCGCGGCACCACCCTCCTGGTCTCCTCCCACGTCATGGACGAGGCCGAGCGCTGCCACCGCCTCCTCCTCATGCGCGAGGGGGAGGTCCTGGCCGACGACACCCCCGACGCCCTGCGCACCCGCACCGGCGCGGAAACCGTCGAAGCGGCCTTCCTCCACCTGGTCGACGAGGCCAAGGCCGCAGCCCGCACGAAGGAGACGACCCGATGACCCCCACCACCCCGTCCCCGAGGGCCCTGAACCCCTCCCGCACCACCGCCACCGCGACCCGCGTCCTCCGCCAGCTCACCCACGACCCCCGCACCATCGCGCTGCTGATCCTCATCCCCTGCGTGATGCTGCTCCTGCTCCGCTACGTCTTCGACGGCAGCCCCCGCACCTTCGACAACATCGGGGCGTCCCTCCTCGGGATCTTCCCGCTGATCACGATGTTCCTGGTGACCTCCATAGCCACCCTGCGCGAACGCACCTCCGGCACCCTCGAACGCCTCCTCGCCATGCCCCTCGGCAAGGGCGACCTCATCGCCGGCTACGCCCTCGCCTTCGGCACCCTCGCGATCATCCAGTCCGCCCTGGCCACGGGCCTCGCGCTCTGGCTCCTCGGCCTCGACGTCACCGGCAGCCCCTGGCTCCTCCTCCTGGTGGCCCTCCTCGACGCCCTCCTCGGCACGGCCCTCGGCCTCTTCGTCTCGGCGTTCGCGGCCTCGGAATTCCAGGCGGTCCAGTTCATGCCGGCGGTGATCTTCCCCCAGCTCCTGCTCTGCGGCCTGTTCACCCCGCGCGACGCCATGCACCCGGCCCTGGAGACCCTCTCCGACGTCCTGCCCATGTCCTACGCCGTCGACGGCATGAACGAGGTCCTCCACCACACCGACATGACGGCCACCTTCGTCCGGGACGTCCTGATCGTCGCGGGCTGCGCCCTGCTGGTCCTGACCCTGGGCGCGGCGACCCTCAGGCGCCGGACGGCGTAGCCCCCCGCCCGCATCCCGCCCAGCGGACACCCGAGCCGCCCCCCCCCACCCCCCGGTGCGAGGATGGACCCCGGACGACGCACCCTTCGGAGGCACCCCGCGCCATGACCCAGAAAGTCGCAGTCCTCGGCACCGGCAAGATCGGCGAAGCCCTGCTCAGCGGAATGATCCGCGCCGGCTGGAGCCCGGCCGACCTCCTGGTCACCGCCCGCCGCCAGGAACGGGCGGAAGAACTCCGCACCCGCTACGGCGTCACCCCGGTCACCAACCCCGAAGCCGCCAAGACCGCCGACACCCTGATCCTCACGGTCAAGCCGCAGGACATGGGCACCCTCCTCGACGAGCTCGCCCCGCACGTCCCCGCCGACCGCCTGGTCATCAGCGGCGCCGCCGGCATCCCCACGGCCTACTTCGAGGAACGCCTGGCCCCCGGCACCCCGGTCGTCCGCGTCATGACGAACACCCCCGCCCTCGTCGACGAGGCCATGTCCGTCATCTCCGCCGGCACCCACGCCACCGCCGACCACCTCGCCCACACCGAGGAGATCTTCGGCGCCGTCGGCAAGACGCTCCGCGTCCCCGAGTCCCAGCAGGACGCCTGCACCGCCCTCTCCGGCTCCGGACCGGCCTACTTCTTCTACCTGGTCGAAGCCATGACCGACGCCGGCATCCTCCTCGGCCTGCCCCGCGACAAGGCCCACGACCTCATCGTCCAGTCCGCCATCGGCGCCGCGACGATGCTCCGCGACAGCGGCGAACACCCGGTCAAGCTCCGCGAGAACGTCACGTCCCCCGCCGGCACGACGATCAACGCCATCCGCGAACTCGAGAACCACGGCGTACGGGCCGCCCTCATCGCCGCCCTCGAAGCCGCCCGCGACCGCAGCCGCGCCCTGGCCTCCGGCAACAACAGCTGACCACCGGGGGCGGGCCCGGCACCCGCCCCCGCAGCCACGTCACACCCGGGCGTCGGCCGGCTCCTTCTCCGCCACGGCCGGCAGCAAGCCGATCGCCCGGTACGCGGCGTCCACCGTCGGCCGGGCCATCCCCCGAGCCCGCTCCGCCCCGTCCCGCAGCACCCCCTCCACGTACGCGGGGTCCGTACACAACTCCTTGTGCCTCTCCCGCAAGGGCCGGAGCACCTCGACCACAGCCTCCGCGGTGTCCTTCTTCAGGTCCCCGTACGACGTGTACGCACCACTCAACAGCTCGGGCTCCCCACCCGTGCACGCCGCGAGGATCTCCAGCAGATTGGCGAGCCCCGGCCGGGCCTCCCGGTCGTACACGACCTCCCGCCCACTGTCGGTCACGGCCCGCATGACCTTCTTCCGCACCACGTCCGGCTCGTCCAGCAGATAGACGATCCCCGGCCCGACGTCGTCGCTCTTGCCCATCTTCGACGTCGGCTCCTGCAGATTCATCACCCGCGCCGCGACCCCCGGCCGCGTGGCCCGCGGCACCACGAACGTGTGCCCGTACCGCTGGTTGAACCGCACGGCCACATCCCGCGCCAGCTCCACGTGCTGCCGCTGATCGTCCCCCACCGGCACCTCGTCGGTCCCGTACGCCAGGATGTCCGCCGCCATCAGCACGGGATACGTCAGCAGCGACAGCCGCACACTCCCACCCCGCCGCTGCTCCCGCACGGCCTTCTCCTTGTACTGGATCATCCGCCGCATCTCACCGTCGGTGGCCACACACTCCAGCAGGTACGACAGCCGCGCGTGCTCGTCCACATGGCTCTGCACGAACACCGTGCACCGTTCCGGATCCAGCCCCGACGCCAGCAGCAACGTCGCCGCCTGCCGGCTCAGCCTGCGCACCCGCGCGGGATCGTGCTCCACGGTCAGCGCGTGCAGGTCCACGACACAGAACAGGGCGTCGGCCGCGTGCTGATCGACCGCGGCCCACCGCCGCATGGCCCCCAGGTAGTTCCCCAGCGTCAGATGCCCCGTCGGCTTGACCCCGCTGAAGACCCGTGTCATCTCTCCTCCACCTCCTGGTCGGGACCGCCGCCCCGGGCGGCCGGCCCCCTCGGTGGTCCTGGAGGGAGAAACAAGAACGGCCGCCGAAGCGGCGGCCGTTGAGTGCATACGTGAGGACGGCCGCCGTCAGGCGGCCCACCAGAACTGGCTGCACGTACGCGTCGTCATGCACCCCAGACTACGCCCCGGGAGTGCCCTCCGCCCGTGAGTTGACACGCCCAGACCCGATCCGTAGTGTTCTCCGAGTTGCCCGACGTGAGCGCCGACCCCGGTCGGTCCCCGGGCAGCCAATCCGCAAGTACCAACCACTACTCGACGCGCAGTAGTTCTGTCGTCGTTTCCTTGGCATGCGTATTTACGGAATGAGGAATCCCCGTTCGAAAGGACGCGGCCCCCGATTGGCTCGGGAGCCGGGGAATCCGCTAAAGTCTCACTCGTCGGAACGGCCCAACAGCCGCGAAGGCAAGCCCAACTGACTGGGAATCAGGCCCGAAAGGATCTGATAGAGTCGGAACCGCCGGAAAGGGAAACGCGGAAGCGGGAACCTGGAAAGCGCCGAGGAAATCGGATCGAGAAAAGATCTGATAGAGTCGGAAACGCAAGACCGAAGGGAAGCGCCCGGAGGAAAGCCCGAGAGGGTGAGTACAAAGGAAGCGACCGTTCCTTGAGAACTCAACAGCGTGCCAAAAGTCAACGCCAGATATGTTGATACCCCGTCCATCGGATCTCCGATGGTCGAGGTTCCTTTGAAAAAACACAGCGAGGACGCTGTGAACGGTCGGGCCTATTCCGCCTGACTGTTCCGCTCTCGTGGTGTCGACCGGATTACCGGTACACATTCACGGAGAGTTTGATCCTGGCTCAGGACGAACGCTGGCGGCGTGCTTAACACATGCAAGTCGAACGATGAACCACTTCGGTGGGGATTAGTGGCGAACGGGTGAGTAACACGTGGGCAATCTGCCCTGCACTCTGGGACAAGCCCTGGAAACGGGGTCTAATACCGGATACTGACCACTACAGGCATCTGTGGTGGTGGAAAGCTCCGGCGGTGCAGGATGAGCCCGCGGCCTATCAGCTTGTTGGTGAGGTAACGGCTCACCAAGGCGACGACGGGTAGCCGGCCTGAGAGGGCGACCGGCCACACTGGGACTGAGACACGGCCCAGACTCCTACGGGAGGCAGCAGTGGGGAATATTGCACAATGGGCGCAAGCCTGATGCAGCGACGCCGCGTGAGG
This genomic stretch from Streptomyces sp. Go-475 harbors:
- a CDS encoding ABC transporter permease; amino-acid sequence: MTPTTPSPRALNPSRTTATATRVLRQLTHDPRTIALLILIPCVMLLLLRYVFDGSPRTFDNIGASLLGIFPLITMFLVTSIATLRERTSGTLERLLAMPLGKGDLIAGYALAFGTLAIIQSALATGLALWLLGLDVTGSPWLLLLVALLDALLGTALGLFVSAFAASEFQAVQFMPAVIFPQLLLCGLFTPRDAMHPALETLSDVLPMSYAVDGMNEVLHHTDMTATFVRDVLIVAGCALLVLTLGAATLRRRTA
- the trpS gene encoding tryptophan--tRNA ligase yields the protein MTRVFSGVKPTGHLTLGNYLGAMRRWAAVDQHAADALFCVVDLHALTVEHDPARVRRLSRQAATLLLASGLDPERCTVFVQSHVDEHARLSYLLECVATDGEMRRMIQYKEKAVREQRRGGSVRLSLLTYPVLMAADILAYGTDEVPVGDDQRQHVELARDVAVRFNQRYGHTFVVPRATRPGVAARVMNLQEPTSKMGKSDDVGPGIVYLLDEPDVVRKKVMRAVTDSGREVVYDREARPGLANLLEILAACTGGEPELLSGAYTSYGDLKKDTAEAVVEVLRPLRERHKELCTDPAYVEGVLRDGAERARGMARPTVDAAYRAIGLLPAVAEKEPADARV
- the proC gene encoding pyrroline-5-carboxylate reductase, whose amino-acid sequence is MTQKVAVLGTGKIGEALLSGMIRAGWSPADLLVTARRQERAEELRTRYGVTPVTNPEAAKTADTLILTVKPQDMGTLLDELAPHVPADRLVISGAAGIPTAYFEERLAPGTPVVRVMTNTPALVDEAMSVISAGTHATADHLAHTEEIFGAVGKTLRVPESQQDACTALSGSGPAYFFYLVEAMTDAGILLGLPRDKAHDLIVQSAIGAATMLRDSGEHPVKLRENVTSPAGTTINAIRELENHGVRAALIAALEAARDRSRALASGNNS